A region from the Campylobacter blaseri genome encodes:
- a CDS encoding Gfo/Idh/MocA family protein encodes MKVKVALIGLGKIGKEHLSELRRSDYFELVAVCDKEEIQEFGRFAFFKDIDEMFAVSKPQAVIITTPSRTHKEIILKCMKYIKNIFVEPPFTSNLEQAREMKYAASINNVKIAIGFNDRFNPTVTSLVREFKKEKNIYSINIIRACNCKNDMDIVENFLLRDLDLVRFLTNSDINLFDMKKIIFENQDSLAIAHSNLKTKNNILVNISSNSFYPQYRVVMEICAESGIYLADLAEFSLCKLTSNGRVNLKVENEDFSIRNEHKYFYEMCTNDNSGPLARVEDIIKAREILK; translated from the coding sequence ATGAAGGTAAAAGTCGCACTAATAGGACTTGGTAAAATAGGCAAAGAGCACTTAAGCGAGCTTAGAAGGTCTGATTACTTTGAGCTTGTTGCGGTTTGCGATAAAGAAGAAATTCAGGAATTTGGAAGATTTGCTTTTTTTAAAGATATTGATGAGATGTTTGCGGTGTCAAAACCTCAAGCAGTTATAATAACAACTCCTTCAAGAACACATAAAGAGATTATACTAAAATGTATGAAATATATTAAAAATATTTTTGTAGAACCTCCATTTACTTCAAATTTAGAACAAGCAAGAGAGATGAAATATGCAGCTTCTATTAACAATGTTAAAATCGCAATCGGATTTAATGATAGATTTAATCCAACCGTTACATCATTAGTTAGAGAATTTAAAAAAGAAAAAAATATATACTCTATAAATATAATAAGGGCTTGTAATTGTAAAAATGACATGGATATTGTGGAAAACTTTTTATTGCGAGATTTGGATTTAGTTAGGTTTTTAACAAATTCAGATATCAACCTTTTTGATATGAAAAAAATTATATTTGAGAATCAAGATAGTTTAGCTATAGCACACTCTAATCTCAAAACAAAAAATAATATTTTAGTCAATATAAGTTCAAATTCTTTCTATCCTCAATATAGAGTTGTTATGGAAATTTGCGCAGAAAGTGGAATATATTTAGCAGATTTAGCTGAGTTTTCTTTGTGTAAATTAACAAGCAATGGAAGGGTAAATTTAAAGGTTGAAAATGAGGATTTTTCTATTAGAAATGAGCATAAATACTTCTATGAGATGTGCACAAATGACAATTCTGGTCCATTAGCAAGAGTAGAAGATATAATAAAAGCTAGAGAGATTTTAAAATGA
- the hemH gene encoding ferrochelatase — MKKVILLLNMGGPNNLDEVEIFLKNMFNDPYILNIKSDFLRSVLANLITFFRKKDAKSNYERLGGKSPIVDITKRLVDKVEKISEYDVDFIMRYTPPFAIDVLSKYKDYNEIILFPLYPQYSKTTILSSLDDVKMALKKLDIKANIKEVEYFYKNSKYNEIIVNLIKDSIEKLSDEDIAKTSLIFSAHSLPKKMVERGDIYEEHIKEHVDILTKLIKEFKINFKEIRLAYQSKLGPVEWLGPNLSEVLKNLKSKRALVIPMSFCIDNSETDFELDIEYREIADEEEFEFYEVVKCPNDKDEFASFINKLSLEI; from the coding sequence ATGAAAAAAGTGATACTATTATTAAATATGGGTGGCCCAAATAATCTAGATGAGGTTGAGATATTTTTAAAAAATATGTTCAACGACCCATATATTTTAAATATTAAAAGTGATTTTTTAAGATCAGTTTTAGCAAATTTAATAACATTTTTTAGAAAAAAAGATGCTAAAAGCAATTATGAAAGATTAGGTGGTAAATCACCCATAGTTGATATAACAAAAAGATTAGTAGATAAAGTTGAAAAAATTAGTGAGTATGATGTTGATTTTATAATGAGATATACTCCACCATTTGCCATTGATGTTTTATCTAAATATAAAGATTATAATGAAATTATACTTTTTCCTTTATATCCTCAATATTCTAAAACAACTATATTATCTAGCCTAGATGATGTTAAAATGGCATTAAAAAAATTAGATATTAAAGCAAATATTAAAGAGGTTGAATATTTTTATAAAAATAGCAAATATAATGAGATAATTGTCAACTTAATTAAAGATAGTATAGAAAAACTCTCAGATGAGGATATAGCAAAAACAAGTTTAATTTTTTCAGCACACTCATTGCCTAAAAAGATGGTAGAGCGTGGCGATATTTATGAAGAGCATATTAAAGAACATGTAGATATCTTAACAAAATTAATAAAAGAGTTTAAAATCAATTTTAAAGAGATAAGGCTTGCATATCAATCAAAATTAGGACCAGTAGAGTGGCTAGGTCCAAATTTAAGTGAAGTTTTAAAAAATTTAAAAAGCAAAAGAGCTTTAGTTATACCAATGTCGTTTTGTATAGATAATTCAGAAACAGATTTTGAACTAGATATAGAATACCGTGAAATTGCTGATGAGGAAGAATTTGAATTTTATGAAGTGGTAAAATGCCCAAATGACAAAGACGAATTTGCTAGTTTTATAAATAAACTAAGTTTGGAGATATAG
- a CDS encoding peptidoglycan D,D-transpeptidase FtsI family protein: MHKNKDTRLSAIIIFMLIVPLLLSLFILAAYYWANTDRNLPTLQLKKENLSIRGDIISQDGFILAHSKKLHKITVDTRSIDINKLDMFINLYSIYTGEDKQKIKNLLSKKNGSVVLSFNADTKTAENLKSLSRKLNQKKVFMPFKVRNGIYSPAIDIDIIQSGENRNYIANDSLSPILGYVKKEEINNITRTQGVKGVEKFYDYYLSDYKNDEIKGYRDIGNNIILDKSSLLNKKESGFNIILNIPIKLQKRIELLLSQKAKQYDAKEIILGIIESKTGKVLSLVSSQRYNPSKITKKDYHALNSSAIEYIYEPGSVIKPIVFSIIYEAGKVKPNDIINTHNGVFRLGRQTIKDTHPKKEMSAEDIIVYSSNIGMAELSERIDGLSLAQGFNSFKISRHTNIDLPYEHQGNIRALNNKTHKISVSYGYAINTTFIQLLNAYTIFNNSGLISSPRVVNTLEKNGKYYEINKPNLEKAISPKTAEAVKEILINTVKRGTGRGAQTNGLIVGGKTGTAKVAQGGKYGDLYNSSFFGFANDANRSYTIGALVIEPKQGSYYASQTALPVFKEVINILIDEGYLTPAKSNEDIDIDKNDLENIID, encoded by the coding sequence ATGCACAAAAACAAAGACACAAGATTAAGCGCTATTATAATTTTTATGCTTATAGTCCCATTATTGCTATCTCTTTTTATTTTAGCTGCTTATTACTGGGCTAATACAGATAGAAACCTACCTACTCTACAACTTAAAAAAGAAAATCTATCTATAAGAGGAGATATAATAAGTCAAGATGGCTTTATATTAGCACACTCTAAAAAATTACATAAAATTACAGTTGATACTAGAAGCATTGATATAAATAAACTAGATATGTTTATAAATTTATATTCAATCTATACAGGCGAGGATAAACAAAAGATAAAAAATCTTCTAAGCAAGAAAAATGGATCAGTTGTTTTATCTTTTAACGCTGACACAAAAACAGCAGAAAATTTAAAATCTTTATCTCGAAAACTTAATCAAAAAAAAGTTTTTATGCCTTTCAAGGTTAGAAATGGTATTTATTCCCCTGCTATAGATATAGATATTATTCAAAGTGGAGAAAATAGAAATTATATAGCAAATGACTCACTTAGCCCAATTCTTGGATATGTTAAAAAAGAAGAGATAAATAATATAACTAGAACGCAAGGAGTTAAAGGAGTAGAGAAATTTTATGATTACTATCTTAGTGATTATAAAAATGATGAGATAAAAGGATATAGAGATATAGGCAATAATATAATCTTAGATAAATCTTCTTTGCTAAATAAAAAAGAGAGTGGCTTTAATATCATTTTAAACATACCCATAAAGTTACAAAAAAGAATAGAGCTTTTACTTAGTCAAAAAGCTAAACAATATGACGCAAAAGAGATAATTTTAGGAATAATAGAATCAAAAACTGGCAAAGTTTTATCTCTTGTCTCATCACAAAGATACAACCCATCAAAAATTACAAAAAAAGATTACCACGCGTTAAATTCTTCTGCAATTGAGTATATTTATGAACCAGGTTCAGTTATAAAACCAATAGTATTTTCTATAATATATGAAGCTGGAAAAGTAAAACCAAATGATATTATAAATACTCACAATGGTGTATTTAGACTAGGTAGACAAACTATAAAAGATACTCATCCAAAAAAAGAGATGAGTGCTGAAGATATTATAGTGTACTCATCAAATATTGGAATGGCAGAACTTTCTGAAAGAATAGATGGATTATCTTTAGCGCAAGGCTTTAACTCTTTTAAAATCTCCAGACATACAAATATTGATTTACCATATGAACATCAAGGAAATATAAGAGCTCTTAACAATAAAACCCATAAAATAAGTGTTAGCTATGGGTATGCCATAAACACAACATTCATTCAACTTTTAAATGCCTATACTATATTTAATAATAGTGGTCTTATATCATCGCCTAGAGTAGTAAATACTTTAGAGAAAAATGGTAAATATTATGAAATAAATAAACCAAATTTAGAAAAAGCTATATCACCAAAAACAGCAGAAGCTGTAAAAGAAATTTTAATTAACACTGTAAAAAGAGGAACAGGTAGAGGAGCACAAACAAATGGCCTTATAGTTGGCGGAAAAACTGGAACTGCAAAAGTTGCACAAGGTGGAAAGTATGGAGATTTATACAATAGCTCATTTTTTGGCTTTGCAAATGACGCCAACCGTAGCTACACTATAGGAGCATTAGTAATAGAACCAAAACAAGGTAGTTACTATGCATCACAAACAGCTCTTCCTGTATTTAAAGAAGTTATCAATATCTTAATAGATGAAGGCTATCTAACACCTGCAAAATCTAATGAAGATATTGACATTGATAAAAACGATTTAGAAAATATTATTGATTAA
- the aat gene encoding leucyl/phenylalanyl-tRNA--protein transferase — protein MYIYNNFPDPKFAPDDMPLCVGGNLNPETLINAYKKGIFPWFLENEPILWWSPNPRAVLSPKEIRVQKSMKPFLNRYSVKFDYDFESLINLCFNQRQKEGATWLSQDIVNAYTKLYHMGIAHSVEVYNKSNKLIGGLYGLIFGKLFCGESMISIEKNASKTALIYLCKTLEKYNFLIDCQISNPHLKFMGSRNISRDKFLEISKILISQEVIDFKKLKPIYN, from the coding sequence ATGTATATTTATAATAATTTTCCTGATCCAAAATTTGCTCCTGATGATATGCCACTTTGTGTTGGTGGAAATTTAAATCCTGAAACATTGATTAATGCATACAAAAAAGGTATTTTTCCTTGGTTTTTAGAAAACGAACCAATATTATGGTGGTCTCCAAATCCACGTGCAGTTTTATCTCCAAAAGAGATAAGAGTTCAAAAAAGCATGAAACCATTTTTAAATAGATATAGTGTTAAATTTGATTATGATTTTGAATCTTTAATAAATTTATGTTTTAATCAAAGACAAAAAGAGGGAGCTACTTGGCTAAGCCAAGATATAGTAAATGCCTACACCAAACTTTATCATATGGGAATTGCTCATAGTGTTGAAGTCTACAATAAATCAAATAAGCTAATAGGCGGTCTTTACGGTCTAATATTTGGTAAATTGTTTTGTGGAGAAAGTATGATTAGCATAGAAAAAAATGCATCAAAAACAGCCCTAATATATCTATGTAAAACCTTAGAAAAATATAATTTTTTAATAGATTGTCAGATATCAAACCCTCACCTTAAATTTATGGGCTCAAGAAATATATCAAGAGATAAATTTTTAGAAATATCAAAAATTTTAATCTCTCAAGAAGTGATAGATTTTAAAAAATTAAAACCAATTTATAACTAG